The following nucleotide sequence is from Phocoena sinus isolate mPhoSin1 chromosome 14, mPhoSin1.pri, whole genome shotgun sequence.
GCtatgctgttttctctttttttcaatccTTGTTCCTTCTCAGAAGCTAATTTACTTTTTCAAACCTTGTCATAAAGCGGTCATACTTAGAAAGCGATTCACCTCCTCCTGGGGAGAGAGAAATGCCATGCACGGTTCCTCCTCTGTCTGCCCAGTCAGTGCCGGCTTCACATGCTGTGGGCAGAGTTCAGGATGGCAAGTTAGATAAGGTGGGCTCAGCGTGAACCAGCTGCTGTCTAACTGGGCCGTTTGTGGCCAAGTAAAAGCACTTACAGACCACCCTGAAGGTACATACACCTGCTCCTCAACCGTTCTGGTCTGCTGAGaagtcattctctttcttttctggtaAGAAGGTATGTAATGAATGCTTAGGAGACTAAAACCAAAAACTTCACAGGAAAGCAGGTGACTTGAATCTGGAGGTACTCTCTCTGATCCATCAGGTTAATGACACTATTTCTTAATCCGGGAGAAAGTGGCAACATTTGGTGGAAACTGGGATTTACATTGAACTATTTACTGTCATCTCCCTTTCCCAATCATGGTGTTCTTCTGACTTGTCTCCTGTGGGCTTCAGACACCTTCCAGCCGTCTTTCAGAAACCTTCAGAAAAGATACCTTTCAGAAACCCACTGAATCTTTTGTTTTCAGTTACTTGAAAGTGGGTGTCATGCTTGATACTCTACCTCTGTGACCCTAACGACCTCCTCTCATTTCAAACTAATTCCTGTTTTTAGGCTTTATTTACAAACAATATGACTATGGGAAGTGATTCTTCCATGGCATCTGAAAActccagcattttttaaatattttgagtttcCTACCCAAATCCCTGACCACCAAACTCTGGAGAGGGAGGATACCATCTATCCCAATGTCTCACTCGTTGTTTCTCAGCCCTAGATGTGGGGATACCTTGATGCACATAGAAGGTGCCCTTGGGATGACctaatgtttttaatgttcttaCTCCTCCTTGTCACCTGTGAGCAAAAGAGAGCGTGTGGCAGCTGCAGAGAGCGGGAGGGAAGGTGGGGTTAGGTTTCTGAATACATTAAAGCCCACTGATTAAGAGGAAAGGGATAAGGAATTATCTTCCTCTCTGAATTAGGTTGGGAATGTGCAACAAGCAAgtaagagtgggattgctgccccctcccctgcaagTAGGTACTGATTCCTTCAGCTGGGATGACTGTCCGTAGATAAACTGTAGCACCTAGCTAGAGTGTTACTGGGTCACCAGTCAGGCTCATTCTAGAGACAACTGGAAGGAGTTCCATAGTATAAATGAGCCACTCCAGATTTTTGTATAAATGTTTAATATGTTACTATAGAATCAGCAGCTAGAGTGAATAAACAGTCACTTCTGTGTACATAAGCAAGCAGTGTGTGAGCCAGCATCATACATACATACCTCCCCTTATCATGATGTTCTGAAGGGTAGTTAGTTCAGATGGTAGAAAAGGCTGTGAGCACCTACGTAAGTTGCTTGGGCCACAGCTGCCTCCACCACAGCTGTGGTGAGCCCCCTGCTCAGAGGCCCTTCTCTCAGGCTCTCCTGAACAGTTCCAGATACCCAGTGCCCCGTTAGAAGCACGGCTTCCCTACATCTCgctcccctgccccagctccaAAAAGTGCAGAGCAAGCAACACCCAGGGCAATTTAGCCAACCCAAGCCAAGCTCTTTGCCTTAACTAAGGATCTGTGAAGCTGCCTGCAGGGTATTTCTTACCAGGCAGGGGATGGAAATTAATAGGAGAGAGCCAGGCAGCTTTTGGCTGGGGTTTCCTTTTCATGTTGCATTAACCAGCATTTGCCTCTACAGGCTTAGTTAATTACAATCGTAACCCTttattcctctctccttctcGAGGCAATGAGAAATAAATGGTTCCAATTTGGGAAGAATACACATTTATTTGTCTTTGACCTGAGCCTTCAAAATGCCAAGATAGCAGGAGGCTTTGGCTATGGCCAGCTCATTCTTGAAGAGGACAGTTGGCCTaggggactttgggagcaaggcAGGGATAGATTCCTCAGATAATGCTGAGGAATGGTGAGGGAGAGGATGCCGAGGGACGTTTGAGCCCCAGGAGCAGGAAATGGGGTTTGCTGGGATTTTATATCTTCCTCAGTTCTTGTGTTACTTTCTGTGTCTCTTATGGTATTTCCTAACTTTAAATTTGCATCCAGCTCTACTCAGtgctttttaatgatttaaaaagtgtttttaaattgtagttaaaaaaaaacacacaatataaaatttaccatcttaaccgttTTTACGTGTACAGTGCAgtaatgttaagtatattcatattgaTGTGcagtagatctctagaactttttcatcttggaaaactgaaactctatacgtTAAACAACTTCCATCTTCcctcacccagcccctggcaaccaccattctatgttctgtctctatgattttttttttttttttttttgcggtacgcgggcctctactgttgtggcatctccctttgcggagcacaggctccggacgcgcaggctcagcggccatggctcacgggcccagccgctccgcggcatgtgggatcttcccggaccagggcgtgaacccatgtcccctgcatcggcaggcggactcttaaccactgcgccaccagggaggcccttgtctctatgattttgataCTTCCACagacttcatgtaaatggaatcatagtatCTATCTTCTGGGAccatcttatttcacttagcataacgtcctcaagattcaaccatgttgtagcatgtgacaggatttcctttttttttttaaaggtgaatgATACTGCATCGTATGCATGTACCACATATTATTTatctatccattgatggacatttgggctgcttctgcctcttggctattgtgaaaatgcTGCAATGACCAAGGaagggtgtgcaaatatctcttctttTAGACTTCTTGGATATATaaccagaagtaggattgctggatcatatagtaattctatttttaattatttgaggaacaTCCATGTTGTTTTTTAtggtagctgcaccattttacatttttaccagtAGTGCCcaggggttccagtttctccacatccttgccaacacttgttgttttctgttttttttgacAGTGGCCATCCCAATAGGTACGAGGtggtatctcgtggttttgatatgcatttctctaatgatttatgatggtcttttcatatgcttcttggccattcatatatcttcttggagaaatgttttaagttctttgaccatttttaaatcaagttatttacttttttttttgagttgtaggatttctttatatattctggatattaaccccttttcagaaatatgatttgcaaacatgtTCTACAATTCTGTAAGTTGcctttaatgatatattttaaataaatttcttaggCTCACCATTTGCCTTCATCATTTTgatggaaattcttttttttttttgatggaaattctttgtgtctttgttatgttttgttttcttggtctCACTCTTCAAAATAGACTTACAGATAATTTCACAATCCTAAGTTATTTATTTGGAGAAGACTACCCATCCCCTCTCTGTCTAGTATGGAAAGGTTTCATGGCGAATGGAGGGGGAGAAGTCAGTGATTGCATTTaccctgcagcctgtgaacaGTGACCCAACCTTGGACAGCCCAGAAGATTCCTGGACATGTCTTCTTCAGGGTAGACATGCATAGCTGGCCCCAGTGTTCTCAGATCCAGCAGATCACCCGAAGCAATTGGGTTCTCCCTGGAATCTCTGAGTCTCCCAGGAGAGCCATGTAACTCAGAGTGCTCGAAAGTCAAGCTCAACCTTCCAGAATTGCTCTGACACAGCCCTTTGGAGCATTCCTGGAACCAAACACCACTACATAGTCTTAAAGCTTGGATAAATTCCCATTTCTCTCTGTTCATGCCAGCACCCCCATGAATTCACCCTCCTTTAAATTTTTGTAACACATAAAATCTCTACTAGTTGGAAGGTTTCATACACTGGTTTCATGTTATCCTCCTAATAGCTCTGTTGGGCAGGGTCCATGACTTGCTCTTCTTTGCAGCCCTTACAGTTCCTGGGACAGTTGACTGATGGATTGGGAGAGGGTTACCATATGGTGGGCATCTTTCTGTCCCACATTAGATTTTCAGACATGGAGGAGAGCCGGGAATTGGAGCACACTGCAAACTGAATGGACTTGGTCCTCCAGAAGAACTGTTCTTGACCTTGGGATGTGAGCAGTGCCTAGAACTGTGCTGTCCCTGAAGGACAAGTCCTATGTGGGGACATCTGGGCACAGAGAGAAGCACGTGAGCAGAATTCAAGTCCTGCCATTCTTAGGTGCAGCTGGCACCCCAGGATTATTTAGTAAAGAGATCAGAAGGGTTGGCCTCCCTAACAGACTGCAAGGTGCCCTTGTGAGGTTTCATGGGCTTCAGGAGGGAAAGAGACCTTGAGAGGACTTGTTTGACTTTTAGTACTCATTCCCTAGAAGCCCCCCTCTATGTCTAACCTATATCACATATCTTTTCTTTTGACCTTTGGTAGAAGGATAGAGAGAGGTCTTGGTGAAATAGAAAGACAAGCCTGAGCTGAGAAAGTCTAGTTCCTTTGACCTGTGCTCCAGGGGAAGAACTGTTTCCCAACCTTCAAAGCATCTCATTGCCTCTCTGCTCTGGAATGAATGGTTCGTGGAGGTTAATAATTAACTCAGAGTGATGGGTTGACTTCTATTTATTGCAGTTTCACTTTCCCACAGACACTGCCTTATTTTTATAGAGGTGCTTGTATCCCTTACCCCATCCTGAAGTCGGGTAGAATGAGAAGGGAATTCTCTACTTTTCTACTACGTTTTTGAAGATAGGGGAACATTGAAGTAGGGGTGATAATTGTACCACCGTGAGTACAGATCTCAGGTCTCAGCATCAAATCCTATTTCATGTTTTGACCTTCCTCCCACCCAAGGATTCTAGTCTAAATATTCCCAACATTGATTTTAGAAGAGAAATCCAATTCCCTCGCATATATACATTTCTTTGTGATATTTTAATCTTGTGAACTATAAATTGATccattgtgtttattttaaaaagtcatctctATTGATGGCAAGAATTACTACAAATACAATTTAATTTAGAGAAGTTGCCCTATCTCCCTATCTGTGGTTTTCTTAGACATTTTCCAAGCTACCCAAACCCCTCATTCATGTCTGGCCCTCCTGCATTACAGTAATTACACTAGACGGCAGAGGAATTGTTACCAGATAATATCTTAGAAATAGAGAAATTATCAGCTAATTTCAGGCCCTCTCAAATTAATGAGAATGTTCCTTGTGGAGTGCTACCAatgtaaacctttaaaaaatgacaagtgGGAGATATTTAAATCCTTTATCTGTGGAGCCCAGTCCAAGCTCAGCAAACACGCCCATGTGCTGTTATCTGGCCGGTTGCTAGGGTAGCTCTTTTATCGTCCTTCTAGGCTTTATTAATGAAATTTCCTCTGGGACTTGGCTGTCATCATCAACCTTTCTTGGGGTGTGACGGGATTATAGGGGGAGGAAATGAGGTCCTAGGAGGCTTAACTCGGGCTATAGGACCATCCTCTGGGCTGGGAGGACCCTAATCCAGGGTGAGGACTGGAAGAGCCAGTGCCTCCCTCCTGCATGGTCTGGAGTGCCTCCAGCTTGGATTTTGCACCTTTGATCGTGTTTTATTGACCTAGAATTACTTCTCTTCTGTGGGCATGACCAAAGGCTGTGCTTTAACGTGGTTGTCTCCAAGCAGTTGATTCCTTTGATCTCAAGATGATTTCCCACTTCTCCGCGTCTTATACCTTGGTGGGGGAGGTGGGCACAGAGGAGGAGAAGCCTGATGTGTTCTGGGCACTGAGCCAACCCTGTTGGGCATCTGatgcatttatttttgctggtTCTGCTGTTTATGGTGCTGCCTTTCCACCACCACTACCGTCCCCAACCCCACCAGGGGCAGCTCCAACATTTCTATTAGGGAGTGGTAGTTCAGCCTGTTTGGAAGGGCTGGCATAAATTTATGTAAGACTGAGAAAATTCAGTCACCCATACAAAGAGTGAGAGGGCTAGCGATGTGAGGTTATGAAGGCTGAAGCCTGTGTCCCCAGCCTGGGGTCCCTCGGCATCACCCCTCTCCCAGTCTCCACGTGCTCAAACACTTCCTCCCCTGGGAAGTTCTCCTCTCCTCCACAGCCCTTCCTAGtcatctcttccttctttatgtatttatttatttatgctcataatcaaaactttattgaaaaactGACTTCAAAATAGAGCATTGTTGTAtaccttacaaaattaaacataattgCATCATCTTGGTAGATTAACTAGAATTACTAAACAGATAAGGCTTTCTGTGATAGAACCCAGATTCAGGAAGTCGCATGGATCATTAGTGGTGCTTTCTTCTACATGAACGCCCTTCTGTGAGCCTGGCCTTTCCTCCCATCAGCTGGCACAACACTGTTGAACAACCAACACAAAGCACCACTCTCTGAGCATGGCTGAAAACTGTGGTAATCCTGTAGCAACCTGGACATTTTACATCCATAAAGAATTTGGGCTTTGAAccagccagtttttttttttttttatgttttttcttttcttcttccaaggAAGGATGCAGTAAATCTCTAGCCAAAGGCATGTTGAGGCTTTCGCAAGCCCAGCCTGTCCAAAGCAGCAGCACTCACCTGGGCGCGTGGCGtcctcttcatttattctttctttctttcttttgttctttcgttctttttctttctttcttttttcttttttaattttttattgacttatttatttttcattctttcttaaatGGAACTTTTATTCCTTTCTGAGTTAATGTGGTCTCAGAAATCACTCTCTCTGGGTTCAAATATTGGCTCTTCTGTCTActgactctctgacttcagacagGTTATTTAGTTTCTTCAGCAGTAGGATGGGATTAGTAATAGACCCGAGCTCTTGTTTGTTGTGGGTGTTCAGGGAGCTCATGAAGCATCTGGGGCTTGGTGCTCTATAGGTGCTCATTTACAAGGTCCCTGCCAGCTCATTCAGCATGGTGCGTGAATGAGAAAAAGGTACCTCTTCCTCCTCGATTTCTTCCCCTTCTTACCCCCTCAACCTGATGCCTTTGCTCTGCGAACATGGTGGCCCCACTCATTTGTAGCTGAAGCTGCTGATGCTATAATAATGCTTCCAGCTTGGTGGGTGATCACATCCGTTCAGTTGTACAGGTGAATCTCATCTCCACACGCCATTGGTCATTTGAAGTCCTCTCATTTCCACCTTCCTTAATGTCTTTAGAACATTCCCATTACTTGGCCACCACCAGCCTAAGCCATGACCTGACTGGATCTTTCCTGAATTACTGCTCCAATAATAACTGCCTTACTCGACCTCCTGCATTCAGTCTCGCACACCTTCCCACAAATCACAGTGTTTCTAAGATGCAAGTATGgttgtcatttcttttctttttaataaatttattttatttattcttggctgcactgggttGTTGGCGGTGCgcggttttctctagttgcggcgagcgggggctactcttcactgtggtgcgcaggcttctcattgcggtggcttctcttgttgcggtgcatgggctctaggtgttcATGCTTcatagttgtggtatgcgggctcagtagtggtggctcacaggctttagagtgcaggctcagcagttgtggcacacaggcttagttgctctgtggcatgtgggatcttcccggaccagggcttgaacccatgtcccctgcattggcaggcggattcttagccattgcaccaccagggaagccctggttgtcatttcttaatttaaaatccTTCAAATTTTCCCCATTTCTCCTGGTGAAATCCAAACCCCTCAAGTGTAGCATGCAAGGTCTGCAGGTGGGACTGTGCCTGGCTGTGCTGTGCCGTGTCTCATCTCCTTACCTGCCCTCCTCTCTGCAGGCTCCACCTCTTCTCCAACTCCCTTCCCCAGCGGTGATCGAGCCATATTGCAAACATTTCAGTTGAGTAGTTGATGTCAGTATTGATGGTCTAAAGTATAAAGAGCTCAAATAAgtccatttttaaagttaaaacccAACAAATACTTCACCAATCACAGACAGTTCACAAGGTACAGACAactagtacacacacacacacacacacacacacacacacacacacacagaaagatgtTGAGCTCTATCAATAatcaaaagatattaaaaatcaaagaacaacATTTTTCGTATAATAATTaaccaaagatttttaaaagttaatctaCATTACTGACCAAAGATCTGTGATGCATTAATACTCCCAGTGAGGGGCAATGAGAACGTACCTGATTGGagcacaagggaacttttgggGTGATTATGGTGATAAAAATTGTTCTATATCTGGATTGTGATGATGGACACATGTAGTATAG
It contains:
- the LOC116739274 gene encoding 40S ribosomal protein S27-like; the protein is MPLARDLLHPSLEEEKKKHKKKKKLAGSKPKFFMDVKCPGCYRITTVFSHAQRVVLCVGCSTVLCQLMGGKARLTEGRSCRRKHH